In Methylovirgula sp., a single genomic region encodes these proteins:
- the murD gene encoding UDP-N-acetylmuramoyl-L-alanine--D-glutamate ligase, which translates to MTPITSFAGKRVAVFGLGASGLVSAQALVAGGADVVVWDDHRPGREKAAAAGLKLEDFVTADMTGIESLVLAPGVPLTHPYPHWIVVKAKAAGVEIIGDIELFIRERAHIAPKSPFVAITGTNGKSTTTALVAHLYQTFGYEVEVGGNIGVPVLALNPPSDKRVHVIECSSFQIDLAPSLNPSFGVLLNITVDHLDRHGTMEHYSGIKERLVAKANVAIVGVDDDICAGIAQKLRAQGRTVVPISIHHPAIPDGIVLEGTRLVRKQGGVASPIADLAGIPSLRGTHNGQNAAAAVAALGPHGFELELVQKGLETFPGLAHRMEEIGYRGKVLYINDSKATNADAAEKALLSLDDIYWILGGRAKEGGIGPLQPLFHKVAKAYLIGEAAEPFAKVIGEAIPYEFCGTIDRAVESATRDAEAASTSAPVVLLSPACASFDQFPNFEKRGDKFREVVLAKLAEPPI; encoded by the coding sequence ATGACGCCCATAACTTCTTTCGCTGGTAAACGCGTCGCCGTCTTCGGCCTCGGTGCTTCCGGTCTTGTCAGCGCCCAGGCGCTCGTCGCCGGCGGCGCCGATGTCGTCGTTTGGGACGATCATCGCCCCGGTCGCGAAAAGGCCGCGGCTGCCGGTCTCAAGCTCGAAGACTTCGTCACGGCGGATATGACAGGCATCGAGTCGCTCGTGCTTGCACCCGGCGTACCGCTGACCCACCCCTATCCGCATTGGATCGTCGTCAAGGCGAAGGCGGCGGGCGTCGAGATCATCGGCGATATCGAGCTTTTCATCCGCGAGCGCGCCCATATCGCGCCGAAATCACCATTCGTTGCCATCACCGGAACCAACGGCAAATCGACGACGACGGCGCTTGTCGCGCATCTCTATCAGACGTTCGGTTATGAGGTCGAAGTCGGTGGCAACATCGGCGTGCCGGTCCTTGCGCTCAATCCGCCATCGGACAAACGTGTCCATGTGATCGAATGCTCGTCGTTCCAGATCGATCTTGCGCCGTCGCTCAATCCATCCTTCGGCGTGCTGTTGAACATCACAGTCGATCATCTCGACCGTCACGGGACGATGGAACATTATTCCGGGATCAAGGAACGGCTTGTCGCCAAGGCTAATGTCGCCATTGTCGGCGTCGATGACGACATCTGCGCCGGCATTGCGCAGAAGCTCCGTGCACAAGGCCGGACTGTCGTGCCGATCTCGATCCATCATCCGGCAATCCCCGATGGCATCGTGCTCGAAGGCACGCGGCTCGTGCGCAAGCAGGGCGGCGTGGCGTCGCCCATCGCCGATCTCGCCGGCATTCCCTCCTTGCGTGGCACTCACAACGGCCAGAATGCGGCGGCAGCGGTGGCGGCGCTTGGCCCGCACGGTTTCGAGCTTGAGCTTGTCCAGAAGGGTTTGGAGACCTTCCCCGGCCTGGCGCACCGGATGGAGGAGATCGGTTACCGCGGCAAAGTCCTCTACATCAACGATTCGAAGGCGACGAACGCCGATGCGGCGGAAAAGGCACTGCTGAGCCTCGACGATATCTATTGGATCCTCGGTGGCCGCGCCAAGGAGGGCGGCATCGGCCCGCTTCAACCTTTGTTCCATAAGGTCGCCAAGGCCTACCTGATCGGCGAGGCGGCGGAGCCTTTCGCAAAAGTTATCGGCGAAGCAATTCCTTATGAATTTTGCGGCACGATCGATCGCGCGGTCGAAAGCGCGACGCGCGATGCCGAGGCGGCCTCGACATCGGCGCCCGTCGTGCTCCTCTCGCCCGCCTGCGCCTCGTTCGATCAGTTCCCGAATTTCGAGAAACGCGGCGACAAATTTCGGGAGGTCGTTCTGGCGAAGCTTGCGGAGCCGCCGATCTAA
- the murC gene encoding UDP-N-acetylmuramate--L-alanine ligase, translating into MKLPRELGPIHFVGIGGIGMSGIAEVLLNLGYKIQGSDASENANVLRLREKGATVYIGHNAANLGEAAVVVVSTAIKRDNPELVAAREKRLPVVRRAEMLAELMRLKQCVAIAGTHGKTTTTSLVATLLDAGKFDPTVINGGIINAYGTNARLGAGDWMVVEADESDGTFLKLPADIAIITNIDPEHLDHFKTFDAIKAAFLSFIENLPFYGFAVMCLDHPTVQELVGQIEDRRVITYGENPQADVRLVDVDLTGGKSRFNVIIHDRLKGTEVRLENLGLPMPGHHNALNATAAIAVAYQLGMSADSIRSALAGFGGVKRRFTPTGEWNGVRIFDDYGHHPVEIAAVLRAARASTKGQVIAIVQPHRYTRLHSLFNEFATCFNDADVVIVADVYAAGEAPIEGADRDGLVAAIKAHGHRQALPLTGPTQLAEIVRGVAKAGDYVVFLGAGNITQWAYALPGQLAAGDAA; encoded by the coding sequence ATGAAGCTGCCGCGCGAACTGGGACCAATTCATTTCGTCGGCATCGGCGGCATCGGCATGTCTGGCATCGCCGAAGTGTTGCTCAATCTCGGCTATAAGATTCAAGGTTCCGACGCGAGCGAGAATGCGAATGTTCTGCGCCTGCGTGAGAAGGGCGCCACTGTCTACATCGGCCACAATGCCGCGAATCTTGGCGAAGCCGCGGTGGTCGTCGTCTCGACCGCGATCAAGCGTGACAATCCGGAACTTGTCGCCGCGCGCGAAAAGCGTCTGCCGGTTGTCCGGCGCGCCGAAATGCTGGCTGAACTCATGCGGCTCAAACAATGCGTCGCCATCGCCGGCACGCACGGCAAAACGACGACGACATCGCTTGTCGCTACGCTGCTCGATGCGGGCAAATTCGACCCGACCGTCATCAATGGCGGCATCATCAATGCCTATGGCACCAATGCACGGCTCGGTGCTGGCGATTGGATGGTTGTCGAAGCCGACGAAAGCGACGGCACGTTCCTCAAACTGCCTGCCGATATTGCGATCATCACCAATATCGATCCCGAGCATCTCGATCATTTCAAGACGTTCGATGCGATCAAGGCGGCGTTTCTCTCCTTCATCGAGAATCTGCCGTTCTATGGCTTTGCCGTGATGTGTCTTGATCATCCGACGGTGCAGGAGCTTGTCGGCCAGATCGAGGATCGGCGCGTCATCACTTATGGCGAAAATCCGCAGGCCGACGTGCGCCTCGTCGATGTCGATCTGACCGGCGGCAAGTCGCGCTTCAATGTCATCATCCACGACCGCCTCAAGGGCACCGAAGTCAGGCTCGAGAATCTGGGTCTGCCGATGCCCGGCCATCACAACGCGCTCAACGCGACGGCGGCGATTGCGGTCGCCTATCAGCTTGGTATGAGCGCGGATTCGATCCGGAGTGCGCTCGCAGGGTTTGGCGGCGTCAAGCGGCGCTTCACGCCGACGGGCGAATGGAACGGCGTGCGCATTTTCGACGATTACGGACATCATCCGGTCGAGATCGCCGCGGTGCTGCGCGCCGCACGCGCCTCGACGAAAGGCCAGGTCATCGCCATCGTGCAGCCGCATCGCTATACGCGACTTCATTCGCTCTTCAATGAATTCGCGACCTGCTTCAACGATGCCGATGTGGTGATCGTCGCGGATGTCTATGCGGCCGGCGAAGCGCCGATCGAAGGCGCGGATCGCGATGGTCTCGTCGCCGCGATAAAAGCGCATGGTCATCGTCAGGCGCTCCCGCTTACCGGCCCGACGCAGCTTGCCGAGATCGTGCGCGGTGTCGCAAAAGCCGGCGACTATGTTGTTTTCCTCGGTGCTGGCAATATCACGCAATGGGCCTATGCGCTGCCGGGCCAATTGGCGGCCGGCGATGCGGCATGA
- a CDS encoding putative peptidoglycan glycosyltransferase FtsW — protein MVSRVERSTLANWWWTIDRWLLAALGTLVIFGLVLTMAASPPVAERLGLPTFHFVNKQVMFLIPSLAVFFGASLLSPRHVRRAALIVFLVSMALIFAALLFGEEVKGARRWIFGIQPSEFMKPGFVVVAAWAFSEGGRDRLPGNLIALLLLPATIIPLILQPDFGQTMLVSLVWVGLFFIAGLRWIWVFGVGGIGMGGVLLAYKFVPHVRARILKFIDPGATGGVADTFQVDTALQSFFAGGWTGKGPGEGTIKRILPDAHTDFIFAVTAEEFGIIACLFIVAVFMFIVVRGLTAASRNEDQFCRLAGSGLVMLFGIQSAINMAVNLHLMPAKGMTLPFISYGGSSLISLALGMGFLIAVIRKRPRSEVVFRNIGVEAA, from the coding sequence ATGGTCTCGCGCGTCGAACGCTCGACCCTGGCAAATTGGTGGTGGACGATCGACCGCTGGCTGCTCGCCGCGCTCGGCACGCTGGTCATCTTCGGCCTCGTCCTGACGATGGCCGCGAGCCCGCCCGTCGCCGAACGGCTGGGCCTGCCGACGTTCCACTTCGTCAACAAGCAGGTGATGTTCCTGATCCCCTCGCTGGCAGTCTTCTTCGGCGCGTCGCTGCTGTCGCCGCGGCACGTGCGCCGTGCTGCGCTCATTGTTTTCCTGGTTTCGATGGCCTTGATCTTCGCCGCGCTTCTCTTCGGCGAGGAGGTGAAAGGCGCTCGGCGTTGGATTTTCGGCATTCAGCCTTCGGAATTCATGAAGCCGGGCTTTGTCGTCGTGGCAGCCTGGGCCTTCTCCGAAGGCGGCCGCGATCGCCTGCCGGGCAATCTGATCGCGCTATTGCTTCTGCCGGCGACGATTATCCCGCTTATCCTGCAGCCGGACTTCGGCCAGACGATGCTCGTCTCGCTGGTCTGGGTCGGGCTTTTCTTCATCGCCGGTTTGCGCTGGATCTGGGTTTTCGGCGTCGGCGGCATCGGCATGGGCGGCGTGCTGCTCGCCTACAAATTTGTGCCGCATGTGCGGGCGCGCATTCTTAAATTCATCGATCCGGGGGCGACGGGTGGCGTCGCCGATACGTTTCAGGTCGACACGGCCTTGCAAAGCTTCTTCGCCGGCGGCTGGACCGGCAAAGGGCCGGGCGAGGGGACGATCAAGCGTATTCTTCCCGATGCGCATACAGACTTCATCTTCGCCGTGACAGCAGAGGAGTTCGGTATCATCGCCTGTCTCTTCATCGTCGCGGTCTTCATGTTCATTGTTGTGCGCGGCCTTACGGCCGCGTCACGCAATGAGGATCAATTCTGCCGCCTTGCGGGCTCCGGTCTCGTCATGCTGTTCGGCATTCAGAGCGCGATCAATATGGCGGTCAATCTGCATCTGATGCCGGCCAAGGGTATGACCTTGCCGTTCATCTCCTATGGCGGCTCGTCGCTGATTTCGCTCGCGCTCGGCATGGGCTTCCTGATCGCGGTAATCCGCAAACGGCCGCGTTCGGAAGTCGTCTTCCGCAATATTGGAGTCGAAGCCGCGTGA
- the glcF gene encoding glycolate oxidase subunit GlcF, translating into MQTVFTEAQLEDSHMAVSEKILRSCVHCGFCTATCPTYVLEGDELDSPRGRIYLIKEMFEQGRAAPADIVTHVDRCLSCLSCMTTCPSGVHYMHLVDHARAHIEETYQRPWTDRGMRSLLAAVLPYPRRFALALRTAALLRPFTRILKRVAGAPRKTPRLIDRLAAMLALAPGELAHSSNVPATSPAQGEKRGRVALLRGCAQQVLNPRINEATVRLLTRNGIEVVQAPDEVCCGALVHHMGKTPQALDFARANVDAWMKVKAAGGLDAILITASGCGTTIKDYGFMLREDPAYADKAAEVSRLAKDICEYAAGLDLGATAQPQELTVAYHAACSLQHGQKITDQPKRLLKAAGFRLREVSEGHICCGSAGTYNIMQPYFAEQLRERKIGNIEAARPDVIALGNIGCMMQIASGTDIPVVHTIELLDWANGGPMPLQIEHAGA; encoded by the coding sequence ATGCAAACCGTTTTCACCGAGGCGCAGCTCGAAGACAGCCATATGGCCGTCTCGGAAAAAATCCTGCGCTCGTGCGTTCATTGCGGCTTCTGCACCGCGACCTGTCCAACCTATGTGCTCGAAGGCGACGAACTCGACAGCCCGCGCGGGCGCATCTACCTCATCAAGGAAATGTTCGAACAGGGCAGGGCGGCGCCCGCCGACATCGTCACGCATGTCGATCGCTGCCTGTCTTGCCTGTCTTGCATGACGACATGCCCATCAGGCGTGCATTACATGCATCTTGTCGATCATGCCCGCGCCCATATCGAGGAAACGTACCAACGGCCGTGGACGGACCGTGGGATGCGCAGCCTGCTCGCGGCGGTGCTGCCCTATCCGCGCCGTTTCGCGCTGGCGCTGCGCACCGCCGCGCTGCTGCGACCCTTCACGCGAATTCTGAAACGCGTCGCGGGCGCACCCCGGAAGACCCCGCGCCTGATCGACCGGCTTGCCGCCATGCTGGCCCTCGCGCCGGGTGAACTCGCGCATTCTTCCAATGTGCCGGCAACATCTCCGGCACAAGGCGAGAAACGCGGCCGCGTCGCATTGTTGAGGGGCTGCGCACAGCAGGTCTTGAATCCGCGCATCAACGAGGCGACGGTTCGTCTACTCACGCGCAATGGGATCGAAGTTGTCCAGGCGCCCGACGAAGTGTGTTGCGGCGCGCTGGTACATCATATGGGCAAGACTCCGCAGGCGCTGGATTTTGCCCGCGCCAATGTCGATGCGTGGATGAAGGTCAAAGCCGCGGGCGGCCTCGATGCCATTCTCATCACCGCGTCGGGCTGCGGCACGACGATCAAGGATTACGGTTTCATGCTGCGCGAAGATCCCGCCTATGCCGACAAGGCGGCAGAAGTCTCGCGGCTTGCCAAAGACATTTGCGAATATGCCGCCGGGCTCGATCTCGGCGCGACGGCGCAGCCTCAAGAGCTGACCGTCGCCTATCATGCCGCCTGTTCGCTGCAGCACGGACAGAAAATCACCGATCAACCGAAGCGACTTCTGAAGGCCGCAGGCTTCCGTCTGCGCGAGGTGTCGGAGGGCCACATCTGCTGCGGTTCGGCTGGCACGTACAACATCATGCAGCCCTATTTCGCCGAGCAGCTTCGCGAACGTAAAATCGGCAATATCGAAGCTGCGCGGCCGGACGTCATCGCTCTCGGTAATATCGGCTGTATGATGCAGATTGCGAGCGGCACGGATATTCCCGTGGTTCATACAATCGAGTTGCTGGATTGGGCGAACGGCGGTCCAATGCCTTTGCAAATCGAACACGCCGGCGCATGA
- the murB gene encoding UDP-N-acetylmuramate dehydrogenase, giving the protein MIFPDLTPALHKAAPDLRGRLESNVHMADLCWFRTGGPAQVLFTPADEEDLAYFLQRLDPDIHVTVVGVGSNLLVRDGGITGIVIRLGKGFHNLRIDGLRIEAGARILDVKLAGAAAEANIAGLAFYRGIPGAVGGALRMNAGAYGAETKDVLVSCRAIDRTGKLHVFSNAEMGFSYRHASVPHDLIFTSTLYEGKAGERAAIEAQMAEITKSRQETQPINTRTGGSTFKNPPGDKAWQLVDAAGCRGLVVGDAQVSELHCNFLINRGAASAQDIESLGEEVRRRVFATSGVTLEWEIERVGAPQ; this is encoded by the coding sequence ATGATCTTTCCTGATCTCACGCCCGCGCTACACAAGGCCGCGCCGGATCTGCGCGGCCGGCTCGAGTCCAACGTCCACATGGCGGACCTCTGCTGGTTTCGCACCGGCGGCCCGGCTCAGGTTCTATTCACACCGGCGGATGAAGAAGATCTCGCGTATTTTTTGCAGCGTCTCGACCCGGACATTCATGTCACTGTTGTCGGCGTCGGCTCCAACCTTCTGGTGCGCGATGGCGGCATCACCGGAATCGTCATCCGTCTCGGCAAGGGCTTTCATAATCTGCGCATCGACGGTTTACGTATCGAGGCCGGCGCGCGGATTCTCGATGTGAAACTCGCGGGCGCGGCCGCCGAGGCGAATATCGCGGGCCTTGCCTTCTATCGCGGTATTCCCGGCGCCGTTGGCGGCGCGCTGCGCATGAATGCCGGTGCCTATGGCGCGGAGACGAAAGACGTACTCGTGTCCTGCCGCGCGATCGATCGTACCGGCAAACTGCATGTTTTCAGCAATGCGGAAATGGGATTCTCCTATCGTCACGCTTCTGTGCCGCACGATCTCATTTTCACCTCCACGCTTTATGAGGGCAAAGCCGGGGAACGCGCCGCGATCGAAGCGCAGATGGCAGAGATCACGAAATCGCGTCAGGAAACGCAGCCGATCAATACACGCACCGGCGGCTCGACGTTCAAAAACCCTCCGGGCGATAAGGCGTGGCAATTGGTCGATGCCGCGGGTTGTCGCGGGCTCGTTGTCGGCGATGCGCAGGTGTCAGAACTGCATTGCAATTTCCTCATCAATCGCGGCGCGGCCAGCGCGCAGGACATCGAATCTCTCGGCGAAGAGGTTCGCCGCCGCGTCTTTGCGACAAGTGGCGTGACGCTCGAATGGGAGATCGAGCGCGTCGGAGCGCCACAATAG
- a CDS encoding division/cell wall cluster transcriptional repressor MraZ → MDRFVSCFTNRLDAKGRVSIPAQFRAVLARDGFDGLFVHPALEGEAVDCGGNALLREIDQLLARHAPYSEERDHLSTALFGASEILKVDAEGRVVLSETIRALTQVTQEVTFLGKGDRFQIWEPSRFQAHFEEAKARSRVLRRQSSSQSAAPEGPPPHGARG, encoded by the coding sequence TTGGACCGGTTCGTCTCGTGTTTCACCAATCGGCTGGATGCGAAGGGTCGCGTTTCGATCCCGGCGCAATTCCGGGCGGTTCTGGCACGCGATGGATTCGACGGGCTCTTCGTGCATCCGGCTCTCGAGGGCGAGGCAGTCGATTGCGGCGGCAATGCCTTGTTGCGGGAAATCGATCAGCTTTTGGCGCGGCACGCGCCGTATTCGGAAGAACGGGATCATCTCTCGACGGCGCTTTTCGGCGCCAGCGAGATTCTGAAAGTGGATGCGGAAGGCCGCGTCGTTCTCTCGGAGACGATCAGGGCTCTGACGCAGGTTACGCAGGAAGTCACCTTCCTCGGAAAAGGAGACAGGTTTCAGATCTGGGAGCCGAGCCGTTTTCAGGCGCATTTCGAGGAGGCCAAAGCTCGATCGCGCGTTCTTCGAAGACAATCAAGTTCCCAATCTGCGGCGCCCGAAGGGCCACCGCCACATGGAGCACGGGGATGA
- the murG gene encoding undecaprenyldiphospho-muramoylpentapeptide beta-N-acetylglucosaminyltransferase, translating to MSSGPIFVAAGGTGGHLFPAEALARELSARGVAVELLTDSRGKKYGGDFPAQAVHQIPSATPSGGGVFARAKAILTLLSGTVSALWLIGRHRPAVVVGFGGYPSVPPVFAATLLRVPTILHEQNAVMGRANRFLAARVDAVAHGFPTLNGLGLGIKAPTYHTGNPVRPAVLAAAAVPYHVPSDDTFDLLVTGGSQGARVMADIVPPAISLLSPDERAGLKIVQQARGEDQVRVAKAYEAGAVAAEVLPFFADLPSRVAAASLVIARAGASTVSELAVIGRPSILVPFPHALDQDQAANAAELAATGATQVIREADFTPQWLADTLRAARQNPEGLASRAAAAQKAGISDAAKRLADLVINVALGNKKA from the coding sequence GTGAGTTCCGGGCCAATATTCGTCGCGGCGGGTGGCACTGGCGGCCATCTCTTCCCCGCCGAAGCGCTGGCGCGGGAATTATCGGCCCGGGGCGTCGCGGTCGAGCTTCTCACGGATTCGCGCGGCAAGAAGTACGGTGGCGACTTTCCGGCGCAGGCGGTGCATCAAATTCCTTCGGCAACGCCAAGCGGCGGCGGCGTTTTCGCCCGCGCCAAGGCGATCCTGACGCTGCTGTCCGGCACGGTTTCGGCGCTTTGGCTGATTGGCCGCCATCGTCCCGCGGTCGTTGTCGGCTTTGGCGGCTATCCCAGCGTGCCGCCGGTCTTCGCTGCGACGCTGCTGCGCGTGCCGACGATCCTGCATGAGCAGAACGCGGTTATGGGCCGCGCCAATCGCTTCCTTGCGGCGCGCGTCGATGCAGTGGCACACGGTTTCCCGACGCTGAACGGCTTGGGGCTGGGCATCAAGGCGCCGACCTATCACACCGGCAATCCCGTGCGTCCTGCAGTGCTCGCCGCCGCTGCGGTACCATATCATGTCCCGAGCGACGACACGTTCGATCTGCTCGTTACCGGTGGCTCGCAAGGCGCCCGCGTAATGGCCGATATCGTGCCACCGGCCATTTCGCTTCTGTCGCCGGATGAGCGGGCGGGGCTGAAGATCGTGCAGCAGGCACGCGGCGAGGATCAGGTGCGCGTTGCCAAGGCCTATGAAGCCGGCGCGGTCGCAGCGGAAGTCCTGCCGTTTTTTGCCGATCTCCCGTCGCGTGTCGCGGCGGCTTCGCTGGTAATCGCGCGCGCTGGCGCATCGACCGTCTCAGAACTGGCGGTGATCGGCCGCCCGTCGATCCTCGTGCCGTTTCCACATGCGCTCGACCAGGATCAGGCGGCGAATGCGGCCGAGCTTGCGGCGACCGGCGCCACGCAAGTCATCCGCGAGGCGGATTTCACGCCACAATGGCTCGCCGATACATTGCGCGCGGCGCGGCAAAATCCCGAGGGGCTTGCGTCGCGCGCCGCCGCAGCCCAGAAAGCCGGAATCAGCGACGCCGCCAAGAGGCTCGCCGATCTCGTGATCAATGTCGCTCTCGGAAACAAAAAAGCATGA
- the mraY gene encoding phospho-N-acetylmuramoyl-pentapeptide-transferase, giving the protein MLFWLASFTHVFSPLNLFRYITFRTAGATATALFFVFFFGPSTIAALRLKQGKGQPIREDGPQSHLLTKKGTPTMGGLMILSGLIVSTLIWANLASRYVWIVLLVTVGFGLIGFYDDYLKVTKQSHKGFSGRLRLALEAGIAIVACFAMMKVGSAHTTELALPAIKGYVIDLGYLFLIFAPLIIVGAGNAVNLTDGLDGLAIVPVMIAAAAFGIIAYVVGNAIYSEYLRINYVPGTGELAVVCGALIGAGLGFLWFNAPPAQIFMGDTGSLALGGLLGTVAVAVKHEIVLAIVGGLFVVEALSVIVQVISFKLTGKRVFKMAPIHHHFEQLGWSEPQVVVRFWIIAFVLALVGLSTLKLR; this is encoded by the coding sequence ATGTTATTTTGGCTCGCCAGCTTTACGCATGTTTTCAGCCCGCTGAATCTGTTCCGCTACATCACGTTCCGCACGGCGGGCGCGACAGCGACGGCGCTTTTCTTCGTCTTCTTCTTCGGCCCGAGCACCATTGCGGCTTTGCGCCTGAAGCAGGGTAAGGGTCAGCCGATCCGCGAAGACGGGCCGCAATCGCATCTGCTCACCAAAAAAGGCACGCCGACGATGGGCGGCCTGATGATCCTCTCTGGCCTCATCGTCTCGACGCTTATCTGGGCGAACCTCGCCAGTCGCTACGTCTGGATCGTTCTGTTGGTCACGGTGGGCTTCGGTCTTATCGGCTTCTATGATGATTATCTCAAGGTCACCAAGCAGTCGCACAAGGGGTTTTCCGGCAGGCTGCGCCTCGCACTGGAAGCCGGCATTGCGATCGTTGCCTGTTTCGCGATGATGAAGGTAGGCTCGGCGCATACGACGGAACTCGCGCTACCGGCGATCAAGGGCTATGTGATCGACCTTGGCTATTTGTTTCTCATTTTTGCGCCGCTCATTATCGTCGGCGCCGGCAATGCGGTGAATCTCACCGACGGTCTCGATGGCCTCGCTATTGTACCGGTGATGATTGCCGCGGCCGCCTTCGGCATCATCGCTTATGTCGTCGGCAACGCGATCTATTCGGAATATCTGCGCATCAATTATGTGCCGGGCACCGGCGAACTCGCCGTCGTCTGCGGCGCGCTGATCGGCGCGGGCCTCGGCTTTCTATGGTTCAACGCGCCCCCGGCGCAGATTTTCATGGGCGACACCGGCTCGTTGGCGCTCGGTGGCCTGCTCGGGACGGTGGCTGTCGCGGTCAAACATGAGATCGTGCTTGCCATCGTCGGCGGTCTTTTTGTGGTCGAGGCTTTGTCGGTTATCGTCCAAGTCATATCGTTTAAATTGACCGGCAAGCGCGTGTTCAAAATGGCGCCGATCCACCATCATTTCGAGCAGCTCGGCTGGTCCGAGCCGCAAGTCGTGGTGCGGTTCTGGATCATCGCCTTCGTCCTCGCCCTCGTCGGCCTTTCGACATTGAAGTTGCGCTAA
- a CDS encoding penicillin-binding protein 2: protein MLLTTKLDKSTRRIRLIAIGFALVYCIIGGKLIYFAMHPELRQVHEAASDTVAAARPDILDRNGAVLATDIKVTSVFAEPRRIIDRDEAIDQLSNIFPDLSVRELTERLGSRKGFVWIKRAVTPAEQQAVYRLGLPGIGFTQENKRVYPNGPIAAHVLGFANLDGVGISGLEKYIDGQGLSALQSAGFNLTTTNLKPIVTSLDLNATYALRDEVAKGIEKFKAKAGAGAILDVNTGEIIAMASLPDFDPNNPVDALRPENINRMTVGVYEMGSTFKAMTLAMALDARKVTLNSQVDARESLRYGRFTIHDFEPQHRFLSVPECFTFSSNICLARIAMMVGVDGHQAFLRKMGQLTRLQTELPESAKPVIPKHWSELNTMTIAFGQGLNVAPLQALMAVGALVNGGTMINPTFLKRGEAAAKLNAPRIIKPETSESLRYLMRLNAQVGTAKNANIDGYFAGGKTGTADKIFHGHYSHDKVLTTFMAIVPADKPKYLFFVMLDEPQAIPGTYGFHTAAWNSGAVAGKVITRVGPLLGLEPRFTPPTQPFPLLAQLGYTAANSAVVLGSH from the coding sequence ATGCTTCTGACGACCAAGCTCGATAAGAGCACGCGTCGCATCAGGCTCATCGCCATAGGTTTCGCGCTCGTCTATTGCATCATCGGCGGCAAGCTTATTTATTTCGCCATGCATCCCGAACTGCGGCAGGTTCACGAGGCGGCGTCCGACACCGTCGCGGCGGCGCGTCCGGATATTCTTGATCGCAACGGCGCGGTGCTCGCGACGGACATTAAGGTCACCTCCGTCTTCGCCGAGCCGCGACGCATTATCGACCGCGATGAAGCGATCGATCAACTGAGCAATATCTTTCCCGATCTCAGCGTCCGCGAGCTGACCGAGAGACTCGGCTCACGTAAAGGTTTCGTCTGGATCAAACGCGCGGTGACGCCGGCGGAGCAGCAGGCGGTCTACCGTCTGGGACTGCCGGGTATCGGCTTCACGCAGGAGAATAAGCGCGTCTATCCAAACGGTCCCATCGCGGCGCATGTCTTAGGGTTTGCCAATCTTGACGGCGTCGGCATTTCGGGCCTCGAGAAATATATCGACGGCCAAGGCCTGTCGGCTCTCCAAAGCGCCGGCTTCAATCTGACGACGACAAATTTGAAGCCGATCGTCACTTCGCTCGATCTCAACGCGACCTATGCGCTGCGAGATGAAGTCGCCAAGGGCATCGAAAAGTTCAAGGCGAAGGCGGGCGCCGGCGCCATTCTCGACGTCAATACCGGCGAGATCATCGCCATGGCCTCGCTGCCGGATTTCGATCCCAACAATCCCGTCGATGCTCTTCGTCCAGAAAATATCAATCGCATGACCGTCGGCGTCTACGAGATGGGTTCGACGTTCAAGGCGATGACCTTGGCGATGGCGCTCGACGCTAGAAAAGTAACGCTCAATAGCCAGGTCGATGCCCGGGAATCATTGCGCTACGGCCGGTTCACGATCCACGATTTCGAGCCGCAGCATCGGTTTCTGTCGGTGCCGGAATGCTTCACTTTTTCATCGAATATCTGTCTGGCACGCATTGCCATGATGGTCGGTGTCGATGGGCATCAGGCATTTCTGCGCAAGATGGGGCAGTTGACGCGTTTGCAGACCGAACTGCCTGAATCGGCCAAGCCAGTCATACCAAAACATTGGAGTGAGCTGAATACGATGACGATCGCCTTCGGCCAGGGCCTGAACGTCGCGCCGCTCCAGGCGCTGATGGCCGTCGGCGCACTGGTCAACGGCGGCACTATGATCAACCCGACTTTCTTGAAGCGTGGGGAGGCTGCGGCGAAGCTGAACGCGCCGCGGATCATCAAGCCCGAGACCTCGGAGAGTCTGCGTTATCTCATGCGGCTCAATGCTCAGGTCGGCACGGCCAAGAATGCCAATATCGACGGCTATTTCGCCGGCGGCAAAACCGGCACCGCGGACAAGATTTTCCATGGCCATTATTCGCATGACAAAGTTCTGACCACCTTCATGGCGATTGTCCCGGCCGACAAGCCAAAGTATCTTTTCTTCGTGATGCTGGACGAACCGCAAGCAATTCCGGGAACTTATGGATTTCACACGGCGGCGTGGAACTCCGGCGCCGTTGCGGGCAAGGTCATCACCCGTGTCGGGCCGCTGCTCGGACTTGAGCCGCGTTTCACGCCGCCGACCCAGCCATTTCCCCTGCTTGCCCAGCTCGGCTATACCGCTGCGAATTCCGCGGTTGTGCTTGGGAGCCATTGA